Proteins co-encoded in one Schaalia radingae genomic window:
- the dhaL gene encoding dihydroxyacetone kinase subunit DhaL, which yields MSETLNEQWIREWMMTAVHTIADNREYLIDLDRHIGDGDHGENMDRGFSAVRDAMESDDHAHEAAAALLKTVAKTLMSTVGGAAGPLYGTAFLRASQALTGQEISTRDVVAMFDAALEGIQARGKAEEGEKTMVDAWAPAARAAHEAAKAERPICEILEAAARAAEEGVEATIDMQATKGRASYLGPRSAGHRDPGAASSAMIIRAAAKGAKSVDNR from the coding sequence ATGAGTGAGACGCTAAACGAGCAGTGGATCCGCGAATGGATGATGACTGCTGTGCACACGATCGCAGACAACAGAGAATATCTGATTGACCTGGATCGACACATCGGGGATGGCGACCACGGTGAGAATATGGATCGCGGTTTCAGTGCCGTTCGCGACGCGATGGAGTCCGATGACCATGCGCACGAAGCTGCAGCGGCCCTGCTCAAAACAGTTGCGAAGACCCTGATGTCCACGGTTGGCGGAGCTGCCGGCCCACTGTATGGCACAGCGTTCCTGCGCGCATCACAGGCACTGACAGGACAGGAAATCTCCACCCGGGACGTGGTGGCCATGTTCGACGCAGCATTGGAAGGCATCCAGGCCCGAGGCAAGGCAGAAGAAGGCGAAAAGACGATGGTCGATGCGTGGGCACCGGCCGCTCGCGCCGCTCATGAAGCTGCCAAAGCGGAGCGCCCGATCTGCGAGATTCTCGAGGCCGCCGCGCGCGCTGCCGAAGAAGGCGTTGAAGCCACGATCGACATGCAGGCCACGAAGGGGCGCGCATCATATCTGGGGCCGCGCTCAGCAGGCCACCGCGATCCTGGAGCCGCCTCCTCAGCGATGATTATCCGAGCTGCGGCTAAGGGCGCAAAGTCGGTGGATAACCGATGA
- the dhaM gene encoding dihydroxyacetone kinase phosphoryl donor subunit DhaM, with amino-acid sequence MSSKVALVIVSHSDLLARGVREVAEQMAPDVHIECAGGMQDGSLGTSYDKVASAITRALGAIETGHDGAGVVCLTDMGSADLTVESVQEMEDFEALEHAHAPLVEGTIAAAISAQSGSSRSEVRAAAERAGAPDTPRSAASPVGRVVIHENEDTADHVVTATARVADPVGLHARPAALLARLAGSFDAEVFVNGADAGSALEVMALGVRQGDIVQLRATGPQAQEAIDALVDKLEE; translated from the coding sequence ATGAGCTCAAAAGTCGCCCTCGTAATCGTGTCCCACAGTGACCTCCTGGCGAGGGGCGTGCGGGAAGTAGCAGAGCAGATGGCACCCGACGTGCACATCGAATGCGCGGGGGGAATGCAGGACGGCTCGCTGGGCACCTCCTACGACAAGGTTGCCTCTGCGATTACCCGCGCACTCGGAGCAATCGAGACCGGCCATGACGGTGCAGGCGTCGTGTGTCTGACCGACATGGGCTCAGCAGATCTGACCGTGGAATCCGTCCAGGAAATGGAAGACTTCGAGGCGTTGGAACACGCGCATGCTCCACTCGTTGAAGGCACCATTGCTGCTGCGATCAGTGCGCAATCAGGCAGTAGTCGCAGTGAGGTGCGCGCCGCAGCTGAACGGGCTGGCGCTCCTGACACGCCGCGTTCTGCCGCCTCCCCGGTGGGACGCGTCGTGATTCACGAAAACGAAGACACCGCTGACCACGTTGTGACGGCAACTGCGCGAGTGGCCGACCCGGTAGGGCTCCATGCGCGTCCGGCTGCATTGTTGGCTCGCTTAGCTGGCTCATTCGATGCAGAAGTATTCGTGAACGGAGCCGATGCAGGGTCAGCGTTGGAAGTGATGGCGCTGGGAGTGCGTCAGGGTGACATTGTGCAGCTGCGTGCCACAGGACCGCAGGCACAGGAAGCAATAGATGCACTGGTCGACAAGCTCGAAGAGTGA
- the ndk gene encoding nucleoside-diphosphate kinase yields MSAHERTDGSHERTLVLVKPDGYRRGLTGEVLRRIESKGYKLVGLKVQQASEELLQEHYHEHRHRHFYPALIEFMSSGPLVAAVVEGTRVVDGVRRLIGSTDPTDAEPGTIRGDLGRAWGRATAENIVHGSDSPHSAQREIALWFPELAEDAMHA; encoded by the coding sequence ATGTCGGCACACGAACGTACAGACGGCTCCCATGAACGCACACTGGTGCTGGTCAAGCCTGATGGATACAGGCGAGGGTTGACAGGCGAAGTGCTGCGACGGATTGAATCAAAGGGATACAAGCTGGTTGGTCTGAAAGTTCAGCAAGCCTCTGAAGAATTGCTTCAGGAACATTACCATGAACACCGCCATCGCCATTTCTACCCTGCATTGATCGAATTCATGTCGTCTGGACCGCTCGTGGCTGCCGTTGTCGAAGGGACACGCGTTGTCGACGGAGTGCGCCGACTAATCGGCTCAACCGACCCGACTGACGCCGAGCCAGGAACAATTCGTGGCGACTTGGGCCGCGCGTGGGGACGCGCAACCGCGGAAAATATCGTGCACGGATCAGATTCGCCGCACTCTGCCCAACGCGAGATTGCCCTGTGGTTCCCGGAGCTTGCCGAAGATGCAATGCACGCTTAA
- the smc gene encoding chromosome segregation protein SMC: MHLKNLTLRGFKSFASATTLRLEPGITCVVGPNGSGKSNVVDALAWVMGEQGAKTLRGGQMADIIFAGTSSRAPLGRAQVDLTIDNTDRALPIDYSEVTISRTLFRGGGSEYAINGTPARLLDVQELLSDTGMGRQMHVIVGQGQLDQILSSTPEERRGFIEEAAGVLKHRRRKERALRKLEQMDQNLVRVLDLTQEIHRQLGPLARQAATARRAQSIQARVRDAKARLIADEIVDLRDRLNAHDESDQMRTQKTQELRVQARELTESIQLCEQREREADPRLTEANTAWRDLTAIGESLRATVLMTRDKIASLERPLDAPSGDDPDELDRRADEASAEDAELLRTVEECRRRLQEAISAREEAEQRDEEAHGRLSGITRQIADRREKIARLTGDVESARSRLVAAEAEENRAEELVRAARKRQEEAEKALQKTPAPDGEGSEDTAARNHSQASVKRDEARSQVDALVAREREARAERARWESRRDTLAEQLAPDDATSTLAGRSGVLGTVPEALTIEPGWEDAIAAALFPLADAAIVDGTANGIDCLRHAREHQQGQMRMMRAGDGDGNNEVEQQPRGPLPSGARWALDVITHAHSVSRSVTKLLESVVVCRDLDEVQDLLEHPGVRTVVTSNGDVVTGESLIGSGHSTSSVLSVRAQYEQAVEGARHALDDEQKASEQLVHANEVLDQAIRAANEALKALRAQDSQRAKLAEAYARAQSAAKAAQAETQRCEATARKVAEHVQWARSQVDTADERLSTSKDMEPAPDAEPAQQRAGEAARIAREAREHETATRLELRTNEERSRQSGGRARALRQAAARSREERSRYAQREDQRRRKLLIAQRVAEQAQYGVDVAARIVEHWEQLRAEAESLRQQSSHERIELRAALDAVNAEIAEITGLAHQDEIARAQTMMRLEQATARSMEELSLEADQLIEEFGPHNLVPDFSGEGDPTAFSRPEQEKALAAAERDLAKLGRVNPLALEEHEALSKRHEFLVSQVNDLKSSKADLLHIIDDVDRLVEEAFTTAFNDTREQFAHTFEVLFPNGEGNLTLTDPDSMLTTGIEIEARPAGKKVKRLSLLSGGERSLAALAFLIAIFKARPSPFYVMDEVEAALDDVNLTRLLKIFRELQEESQLIVITHQKRTMEIADALYGVTMRDGVTTVVSQRLADA, from the coding sequence GTGCACCTGAAAAATTTAACGTTACGAGGCTTTAAATCCTTTGCTTCGGCGACAACGCTGCGTCTAGAACCCGGCATCACGTGTGTAGTCGGCCCGAACGGGTCGGGCAAATCGAACGTCGTCGATGCTCTTGCCTGGGTCATGGGCGAACAAGGTGCCAAAACGTTGCGCGGTGGACAGATGGCGGACATCATCTTCGCCGGAACATCCTCGCGAGCACCGTTGGGGCGTGCTCAAGTTGATCTGACCATCGACAACACCGATCGGGCTCTGCCCATCGACTACTCAGAAGTGACGATCTCGCGCACATTGTTCCGCGGTGGGGGATCAGAATATGCCATCAACGGCACCCCAGCGCGCCTGCTCGATGTTCAGGAACTCCTGTCCGACACGGGTATGGGCAGACAGATGCATGTCATCGTGGGTCAGGGACAACTCGATCAGATCCTCTCGTCAACACCTGAGGAGCGTCGAGGTTTCATCGAAGAGGCCGCCGGTGTTCTCAAGCATCGCCGACGTAAGGAACGCGCCCTGCGCAAGCTTGAGCAAATGGATCAGAATCTGGTGAGGGTCCTCGACCTCACGCAGGAAATCCACCGCCAGCTTGGCCCACTGGCACGCCAGGCTGCAACGGCCCGCCGTGCACAATCGATACAGGCTCGTGTTCGTGACGCAAAGGCACGCCTGATTGCAGATGAGATCGTTGACCTGCGCGACCGCCTGAATGCGCACGACGAATCCGACCAGATGCGTACCCAGAAAACTCAGGAATTGCGTGTTCAAGCGCGCGAGCTGACAGAAAGTATTCAACTTTGTGAACAGCGCGAACGCGAAGCCGATCCGCGTTTGACTGAGGCGAATACCGCTTGGCGTGACCTTACTGCGATCGGGGAGTCCTTGCGCGCAACAGTTCTGATGACCCGCGACAAGATTGCCTCCCTCGAACGTCCACTTGATGCGCCCTCCGGTGACGATCCTGACGAACTGGACAGGCGTGCCGATGAGGCCAGTGCCGAGGACGCTGAGCTTCTGCGCACAGTAGAAGAGTGCCGACGGCGCCTGCAGGAGGCTATCAGTGCTCGTGAGGAGGCGGAGCAGCGTGATGAAGAAGCCCACGGGAGGCTGTCCGGCATCACGCGCCAGATAGCGGATCGACGTGAGAAGATCGCACGTCTGACAGGCGACGTCGAATCTGCGCGCTCACGCCTCGTAGCTGCCGAAGCTGAGGAAAATCGAGCAGAAGAACTGGTGCGCGCCGCGCGCAAACGTCAGGAGGAAGCCGAGAAAGCCCTCCAAAAGACGCCTGCTCCCGATGGCGAGGGTAGCGAAGACACTGCTGCGCGCAACCACTCGCAGGCTTCCGTCAAACGCGATGAAGCCCGAAGTCAGGTTGACGCTTTGGTGGCGCGTGAGCGGGAAGCACGCGCCGAGCGAGCCAGGTGGGAGTCGCGCCGTGACACGTTGGCTGAGCAGCTCGCACCCGACGACGCAACTTCGACATTGGCAGGCCGCTCCGGTGTCCTCGGAACGGTCCCTGAAGCCTTGACCATTGAGCCGGGCTGGGAAGATGCCATTGCCGCAGCACTGTTCCCGCTGGCTGATGCCGCGATCGTCGACGGAACGGCGAACGGAATAGATTGCCTGCGTCACGCCCGCGAACACCAACAAGGACAGATGCGCATGATGCGCGCCGGTGACGGCGACGGCAATAACGAGGTGGAACAGCAGCCACGTGGCCCCCTTCCGTCTGGAGCGCGCTGGGCGCTGGACGTCATCACCCACGCGCACTCGGTTTCGCGCAGCGTCACGAAGCTGCTCGAAAGCGTCGTCGTGTGCCGGGATCTCGACGAAGTGCAGGACCTGCTGGAGCATCCCGGCGTTCGAACAGTGGTTACGTCCAACGGTGATGTTGTCACGGGGGAGTCACTGATCGGATCTGGCCACTCAACTTCCTCGGTGTTGAGTGTGCGCGCTCAGTACGAACAGGCCGTTGAGGGAGCGCGCCACGCCCTCGATGACGAACAGAAGGCCTCTGAACAGCTGGTTCACGCAAATGAGGTACTCGATCAGGCGATCCGCGCTGCCAACGAAGCGCTCAAAGCCTTGCGTGCCCAGGACTCGCAGCGCGCAAAGCTCGCTGAAGCATACGCGCGCGCCCAGTCGGCAGCCAAGGCTGCTCAGGCAGAGACACAAAGGTGCGAGGCGACCGCACGTAAAGTCGCCGAGCATGTTCAATGGGCACGCAGCCAGGTGGATACCGCCGACGAGCGGTTGAGCACCTCCAAAGACATGGAACCGGCTCCCGACGCTGAGCCGGCTCAACAGAGAGCAGGCGAAGCCGCGCGCATAGCCCGCGAAGCTCGCGAACATGAGACGGCCACGCGTCTGGAACTTCGCACCAATGAAGAACGGTCGAGACAAAGCGGAGGAAGGGCTCGAGCTCTCAGGCAGGCAGCAGCGCGCAGCCGTGAGGAGCGCAGCCGATACGCCCAACGTGAGGACCAGCGCCGGCGCAAGCTGCTCATTGCCCAACGCGTTGCCGAACAGGCTCAGTACGGCGTGGACGTTGCCGCTCGAATCGTTGAGCACTGGGAACAGCTGCGCGCCGAAGCTGAATCACTGCGTCAGCAGTCAAGCCATGAGCGCATCGAATTGCGCGCCGCGCTCGATGCCGTGAATGCTGAAATTGCCGAGATCACCGGCCTGGCGCACCAGGACGAAATCGCACGTGCACAGACCATGATGCGCCTGGAACAGGCGACCGCCCGGTCGATGGAGGAACTCAGCCTGGAAGCTGACCAGCTCATCGAAGAATTCGGCCCCCATAACCTCGTGCCGGATTTTTCAGGCGAGGGCGACCCGACTGCCTTTTCGCGCCCCGAACAGGAAAAGGCACTGGCGGCTGCTGAACGTGACCTGGCAAAACTTGGCCGCGTGAACCCGCTGGCTCTGGAGGAACACGAAGCACTGTCCAAGCGCCACGAATTCCTGGTTTCCCAGGTCAATGATCTGAAATCGTCGAAAGCCGATTTGCTGCATATCATTGACGACGTCGATCGCCTGGTCGAAGAAGCATTCACCACCGCGTTTAACGACACGCGCGAACAGTTTGCCCACACCTTCGAGGTCCTTTTCCCCAACGGCGAGGGCAACCTGACGCTGACGGATCCAGATTCGATGCTGACAACGGGCATCGAGATCGAAGCCAGGCCGGCGGGCAAGAAGGTCAAGCGCCTGTCACTGCTGTCCGGCGGAGAACGCTCCCTGGCAGCTCTGGCATTCCTCATCGCCATCTTCAAGGCGCGTCCCTCACCGTTCTATGTCATGGACGAGGTTGAGGCCGCCCTCGACGATGTGAACCTGACGCGATTGCTCAAAATCTTCCGGGAGCTGCAGGAAGAAAGCCAGCTGATTGTTATCACCCACCAGAAACGCACGATGGAAATCGCTGATGCGCTCTACGGCGTGACGATGCGTGACGGGGTCACAACCGTCGTCTCGCAGCGCCTGGCAGATGCTTAG
- the ftsY gene encoding signal recognition particle-docking protein FtsY, giving the protein MNTFTDFVTSPIGLVCLLVLVALVGVGIWWGVRGRQSSPELEERRTPTIESGQTTAAPDVETQPRTETPESVPSRMQRLRGRLAQSGAIGHALLSVLSRAQLNAADWEEIEDSLLMADLGLPATEELMERLRTRVKVEGHSDAESARTIVRDELLALVDPTMDRSLHCEPHIDENGTKVSASVLVIGVNGTGKTTTIGKLARLLVAQDKTVLLGAADTFRAAAADQLETWGNRVGVDVVRSDREGADPASVAFDAVHRGVDDGVDVVIVDTAGRLQNKSGLMDELGKVKRVMERVSPVDEVLLVLDATTGQNGMRQAEIFAEVAGVTGIVLTKLDGTAKGGIVVSVQRELGVPVKLVGLGEGVDDLAPFDAESFIQAIVGQPAT; this is encoded by the coding sequence ATGAACACTTTCACCGATTTTGTGACAAGCCCGATCGGTCTGGTATGCCTGTTGGTTCTCGTTGCCCTTGTGGGCGTGGGAATCTGGTGGGGCGTACGAGGACGACAGTCCAGCCCCGAACTTGAAGAACGCCGCACACCCACTATTGAGAGCGGTCAGACCACTGCGGCTCCTGACGTTGAGACGCAACCGCGTACCGAAACTCCTGAATCCGTTCCCTCCCGCATGCAGCGTCTGCGCGGACGCCTCGCGCAGTCTGGCGCTATCGGACATGCGCTCCTTTCAGTTCTCTCGCGCGCGCAGCTCAACGCGGCAGACTGGGAAGAGATCGAAGATTCACTTCTGATGGCCGACCTGGGATTGCCGGCCACCGAAGAGCTCATGGAGCGGCTGCGCACCCGCGTCAAGGTTGAAGGACATTCAGATGCCGAGTCAGCCCGCACGATTGTACGCGACGAGCTTCTGGCACTGGTCGACCCGACTATGGATCGTTCCCTGCATTGCGAGCCGCACATTGATGAAAACGGCACCAAGGTCAGTGCGTCGGTGCTGGTGATCGGCGTCAATGGAACAGGTAAGACGACGACGATTGGCAAACTGGCCCGGTTGCTTGTTGCACAGGACAAGACTGTCCTGCTCGGTGCTGCTGATACATTCCGCGCCGCAGCGGCTGACCAGCTGGAGACGTGGGGCAACCGCGTGGGGGTTGACGTGGTCCGATCCGACCGTGAAGGCGCCGATCCCGCATCCGTCGCTTTTGATGCCGTACACCGCGGTGTCGACGACGGCGTTGACGTCGTGATTGTGGACACGGCGGGCCGACTGCAGAACAAGTCAGGTCTGATGGATGAGCTCGGGAAAGTCAAGCGCGTCATGGAACGTGTCAGTCCCGTTGACGAGGTCCTCCTGGTCCTCGATGCGACGACCGGCCAAAACGGTATGCGCCAGGCGGAAATTTTCGCAGAAGTGGCTGGAGTGACAGGAATCGTCCTGACGAAGCTGGATGGCACCGCAAAGGGCGGAATCGTGGTGTCGGTCCAAAGGGAACTCGGAGTTCCTGTCAAGCTGGTGGGGCTGGGAGAGGGCGTCGACGATCTGGCGCCATTCGATGCCGAGTCATTCATTCAGGCAATTGTGGGACAGCCTGCCACGTAA
- the ffh gene encoding signal recognition particle protein, with protein sequence MFSNLSDRLTESFKQLRGHGILSESDVDETVSQIRRALIDADVALPVVREFTAAVRERAYGATRSQGLNPSQQVVRIVRDQLVETLGGETRELHFADRGPTVFMLAGLQGAGKTTLAGKLGKWLTEEGKKVMLIASDLQRPNAVQQLQVLGERAGVKVWAPEPGNGVGDPVYVARTGVNYAINNGFDVAIVDTAGRLGVDREMMDQAIAIRDAVNPHEIMFVLDAMVGQDAVQTSTAFRDGVGFTGVVLSKLDGDARGGAALSVRGVTGAPILFASTGEGLDDFERFHADRMAGRILDMGDVLTLIEQAEKKMDQEEAEKVAEKAMSGQLTLEDFLNQLQQVRKLGSMRKVLGMIPGMAQMKDQLANFDESEVNRVEAIVRSMTPAERNDVKILNGSRRARIARGSGTTVTEVNALVKRFEAAREMMGQMGAAGGFPGMGNMPGHGGRAKQREDARRAKAQRARVKKKARSGNPAKRRQQELEAMLPASERRNNASSSGSAFGIGQGQGAAQRPSMDQLPEDIQRMLNGF encoded by the coding sequence GTGTTCTCCAACCTGTCAGATCGTCTCACTGAGTCGTTCAAACAACTTCGCGGGCACGGTATTCTCAGCGAATCTGACGTTGATGAAACAGTCAGTCAGATCCGACGCGCCCTGATTGACGCTGACGTTGCCCTTCCTGTCGTCCGCGAATTTACCGCCGCAGTGCGTGAACGCGCTTACGGAGCGACCCGCTCACAGGGTCTGAACCCCAGTCAGCAGGTTGTGCGTATCGTGCGCGACCAGCTGGTCGAAACCCTCGGCGGCGAAACGCGTGAACTCCACTTCGCTGACCGGGGGCCGACCGTGTTCATGCTGGCCGGCCTTCAGGGTGCCGGTAAGACAACCCTTGCCGGCAAACTCGGCAAGTGGCTGACGGAAGAAGGCAAGAAGGTCATGCTGATTGCATCGGACCTTCAGCGCCCAAATGCCGTCCAGCAGCTGCAAGTTCTGGGCGAGCGTGCCGGAGTCAAGGTGTGGGCACCGGAGCCGGGGAACGGAGTCGGTGATCCTGTCTACGTGGCGCGAACCGGCGTCAACTACGCCATCAACAATGGTTTCGACGTGGCAATCGTCGATACCGCTGGGCGCCTCGGTGTTGACCGGGAAATGATGGATCAGGCAATCGCGATTCGTGACGCCGTCAATCCGCACGAAATCATGTTCGTCCTAGACGCAATGGTTGGCCAGGATGCCGTGCAGACATCGACCGCGTTCAGGGATGGCGTCGGCTTTACCGGTGTCGTCTTGTCGAAACTTGACGGCGATGCCCGAGGCGGCGCTGCGCTGTCCGTACGCGGCGTGACCGGTGCGCCGATCCTCTTTGCCTCAACGGGCGAAGGCCTTGACGATTTTGAACGATTCCACGCAGACCGCATGGCCGGCCGAATTCTTGATATGGGTGACGTTCTGACCCTGATCGAGCAGGCCGAAAAGAAGATGGATCAGGAGGAAGCCGAGAAGGTCGCTGAGAAGGCCATGAGTGGCCAGCTCACCCTCGAAGACTTTCTCAACCAGCTCCAGCAGGTCCGCAAACTCGGATCCATGCGCAAGGTTCTCGGAATGATTCCGGGAATGGCGCAGATGAAGGACCAGCTCGCCAACTTCGATGAGTCAGAAGTCAACCGTGTCGAAGCAATCGTCCGTTCCATGACGCCCGCCGAACGCAACGACGTCAAGATTCTCAACGGATCGCGCCGTGCCCGTATTGCCCGCGGTTCAGGTACCACGGTGACGGAAGTCAACGCACTGGTCAAGCGCTTCGAAGCAGCCCGCGAGATGATGGGTCAAATGGGCGCTGCCGGCGGCTTCCCCGGAATGGGGAATATGCCGGGACATGGTGGCCGCGCCAAACAGCGTGAAGATGCACGCCGTGCCAAGGCTCAGCGTGCGCGCGTGAAGAAGAAGGCGCGTTCAGGAAACCCAGCCAAGCGTCGCCAGCAGGAACTCGAAGCAATGCTTCCAGCCAGTGAACGCAGGAACAATGCGTCCTCGTCGGGTAGCGCATTCGGCATTGGTCAGGGCCAGGGCGCTGCCCAACGCCCCTCTATGGACCAACTGCCCGAGGATATTCAGCGCATGCTCAACGGATTCTGA
- a CDS encoding amidohydrolase family protein has product MRLTGTALWRPSSDGSQPAAWTQGSWSICDGRISTAAQPRAADEEELTGWIIPGLVDVHCHIGLGPHGPVDQETQIRQAQADRDSGVLLMRDCGSPVDTSHIQHDPTLPHLIRCGTHLSRPKRYIRGISRELATPSQLPEAVAQEAARSDGWVKIVGDWIDRSEGSESDLRPLWPGEVLRDAVAAAHESGARLTVHTFSHAAIDDLLAAGVDGIEHGSGMDDDQLSEARRQGVVITPTLCQIELFESFAQAADGKFARYAQTMRTLYEGRHDHYERLFDSGVHLLPGTDAGGYQDHGSLPAELARWHAAGLPPAKILDIATWQARDALGYPSLYDGAPADCVVYEADPRADITELSRPVAVILGGTRVA; this is encoded by the coding sequence ATGCGCCTGACAGGAACAGCTCTGTGGCGTCCCTCCTCAGACGGGTCGCAGCCCGCCGCATGGACGCAAGGCTCCTGGTCGATTTGTGACGGCAGAATCTCCACGGCCGCACAGCCTCGGGCCGCGGATGAAGAGGAACTGACCGGGTGGATCATTCCCGGCCTCGTTGACGTGCATTGTCACATTGGCCTGGGTCCTCACGGTCCTGTCGATCAGGAAACACAGATTCGGCAGGCTCAAGCAGACCGTGACAGCGGAGTTCTGCTCATGCGTGACTGCGGCAGTCCTGTCGATACGTCGCATATTCAACACGATCCCACATTGCCGCACTTGATCCGCTGCGGCACACACCTGTCACGCCCTAAACGCTACATTCGTGGCATTTCGCGCGAACTGGCCACGCCCTCGCAACTGCCTGAAGCGGTCGCACAGGAAGCGGCCCGCTCGGATGGATGGGTCAAAATCGTGGGGGACTGGATCGACCGCAGTGAAGGATCAGAATCGGATCTGCGCCCCCTGTGGCCAGGTGAGGTCCTGCGTGACGCAGTTGCCGCCGCGCACGAATCTGGCGCGCGCCTGACCGTTCACACGTTTTCTCACGCAGCAATCGACGATCTGCTGGCAGCCGGCGTCGACGGAATCGAACACGGTTCCGGTATGGACGATGATCAGCTCAGTGAGGCCAGACGGCAAGGTGTTGTCATCACACCCACGCTCTGCCAAATCGAACTCTTCGAATCCTTCGCGCAGGCTGCCGACGGCAAGTTCGCGCGCTACGCGCAGACCATGCGCACGCTTTACGAGGGACGACACGACCATTATGAGCGCCTCTTCGATTCAGGAGTCCACCTGCTTCCCGGAACAGATGCCGGCGGCTACCAGGATCACGGATCCCTTCCAGCAGAACTTGCCCGATGGCACGCGGCAGGCTTGCCGCCAGCCAAGATTCTCGACATCGCGACCTGGCAGGCTCGCGACGCCCTCGGCTATCCCAGTCTGTATGATGGCGCGCCAGCTGACTGCGTGGTCTACGAGGCCGATCCTCGTGCAGACATTACCGAACTGTCACGACCGGTCGCCGTCATCTTGGGCGGGACGCGCGTCGCCTGA
- a CDS encoding inositol monophosphatase family protein: MSTHGDVTNDDERIAHDLAILAGAAARAVASYLRRAVSHVESVDFKADHHDPVTVHDKRVESALHVLLGYFVPGSRVLGEETGERTLPRKFDGPTEEFTEDFEFPTSPLVQGARRRCMSLAERVRWIVDPIDGTANFAAGMPYFNTSIAAELDGAVVAGAINAPIMDHLFLADLTHAWLRTDGEDIDIHAQGPTSERDAVVLSYHPSLHSFINDPAGSAEEYTRLASTYQAVRRPGAAALDLAMVASGRAGAMLAGTMKPWDVAAGIHMVKVAGGNVVNAPMGTDLPDGVRPGVAAWVGSMEAPVLQELLHQADSRRSGDARPAQDDGDRS, translated from the coding sequence ATGAGCACACATGGTGACGTCACGAATGATGATGAGCGCATTGCTCACGACCTGGCGATCCTGGCGGGGGCTGCAGCGCGCGCCGTGGCCAGCTATCTGCGGCGCGCTGTCAGCCACGTTGAATCCGTTGACTTCAAAGCTGACCACCACGATCCGGTCACCGTACATGACAAACGCGTGGAATCTGCGCTGCATGTTCTCCTGGGCTATTTTGTTCCGGGCTCACGCGTACTGGGTGAGGAAACTGGTGAACGCACCCTGCCCCGAAAATTCGACGGGCCGACCGAGGAGTTCACCGAGGACTTCGAATTTCCCACATCCCCCCTGGTTCAGGGTGCCAGGCGCCGCTGTATGTCGCTGGCTGAGCGCGTCAGGTGGATCGTCGACCCCATCGACGGGACGGCGAATTTCGCAGCCGGAATGCCTTATTTCAACACGTCAATCGCTGCTGAGCTGGACGGCGCAGTCGTTGCTGGAGCAATTAATGCTCCGATCATGGATCACCTGTTCCTCGCTGATCTCACTCATGCGTGGCTGCGCACTGACGGGGAAGACATCGACATTCACGCCCAGGGTCCCACGAGCGAGCGAGACGCGGTCGTGCTGTCATATCACCCGTCACTGCATTCATTCATTAACGATCCTGCCGGTTCAGCTGAAGAATACACTCGCCTGGCGTCAACATATCAGGCTGTTCGTCGGCCAGGTGCCGCAGCCCTCGACCTGGCGATGGTCGCGTCTGGAAGGGCTGGTGCAATGCTGGCCGGGACGATGAAGCCGTGGGATGTGGCAGCCGGTATCCACATGGTCAAGGTGGCAGGCGGGAACGTCGTGAATGCCCCGATGGGCACTGATCTTCCCGACGGAGTGCGTCCAGGCGTGGCAGCGTGGGTCGGCTCGATGGAGGCCCCCGTCCTCCAGGAGCTTCTTCACCAGGCTGACAGCCGGCGCTCAGGCGACGCGCGTCCCGCCCAAGATGACGGCGACCGGTCGTGA
- the rpsP gene encoding 30S ribosomal protein S16 yields the protein MAVRIRLKRIGRIHAPFYRVVVVDQRKKRDGQVIEEVGIYDPTRDPSIIKIDSERAQYWLSVGAQPSNTVRNLLVLTGDIAKFNGKKDAVSRVKVAETDQSAEAEKAIKAAEEDAEKRKAKVAAEKEKAEAEAKAQAEAEAAEAAEAETDAPAEESAEEPAAEAAEAPAEEKDAE from the coding sequence GTGGCAGTTCGTATTCGTTTGAAGCGCATTGGTAGGATCCATGCGCCCTTCTACCGCGTCGTTGTCGTTGACCAGCGTAAGAAGCGCGATGGTCAGGTCATTGAAGAGGTCGGCATCTATGATCCGACCCGCGACCCCTCTATCATTAAGATCGACTCCGAGCGCGCGCAGTACTGGCTTTCAGTGGGTGCGCAGCCCTCGAACACGGTGCGTAACCTGCTCGTGCTGACCGGTGACATTGCCAAGTTCAACGGCAAGAAGGACGCCGTCTCGCGCGTCAAGGTCGCTGAAACCGATCAGTCAGCAGAAGCCGAAAAGGCCATTAAGGCCGCTGAGGAAGATGCTGAAAAGCGTAAGGCCAAGGTTGCAGCTGAAAAGGAAAAGGCCGAGGCTGAAGCCAAGGCTCAGGCTGAGGCTGAAGCAGCCGAGGCAGCCGAAGCTGAAACCGACGCCCCAGCCGAAGAATCCGCAGAAGAACCGGCTGCCGAGGCAGCCGAGGCTCCAGCTGAGGAAAAGGACGCTGAGTAA